A single window of Eucalyptus grandis isolate ANBG69807.140 chromosome 1, ASM1654582v1, whole genome shotgun sequence DNA harbors:
- the LOC104433931 gene encoding protein GRAVITROPIC IN THE LIGHT 1 codes for MLPTGARDNQLRESNSQKVHPQPMDESRSPNPEAIEAIISKIFTNVSSLKSAYIQLQAAHTPYDPDKIQAADKLVVSELKNLSELKHSYRENNPKPVCISPQDSRLAAEIQEQQSLLKTYEVMVKKFQSEIHNKDSELNLLQQQIEEADVKKAKLEKNLKLRGLSSKESDDLGHENGFFPVDLTPDLFISTVEATYQAIHDFSKPLINMMKAAGWDLDAAAISIEPDVVYAKRAHKKYAFESHICQRMFGAFQEESFGIESDTLAVNKESFFHQFLALKEMDPLDMLGQNPDSIFGKFCRSKYLLVVHPKMEASFFGNLDQRNFVTGGGHPRTPFYQVFLKLAKSIWLLHRLAYSFDPSIKVFQVKSGSEYSEVYMESVVKNWVTIEGDEKPKVGLMVMPGFLIDGDVVQSKVYLSGVKVVE; via the coding sequence ATGCTACCCACTGGAGCTCGAGATAATCAACTCCGTGAGAGCAACAGCCAGAAGGTTCATCCTCAACCCATGGACGAGTCCAGGAGTCCGAACCCAGAAGCCATAGAAGCCATCATTTCTAAAATATTCACCAATGTCTCCTCCTTGAAGTCTGCTTACATACAGCTTCAAGCCGCTCATACTCCGTATGATCCAGATAAGATCCAAGCTGCCGATAAACTTGTGGTTTCAGAGCTGAAGAACCTGTCCGAACTCAAGCATTCTTACCGGGAGAACAACCCTAAACCAGTGTGCATCTCGCCTCAGGACTCTCGCTTAGCTGCTGAGATCCAAGAACAGCAGAGCCTTCTGAAGACGTATGAGGTAATGGTCAAGAAGTTCCAGTCGGAAATTCATAATAAGGACTCAGAGCTTAATCTATTGCAGCAGCAAATTGAAGAAGCAGATGTGAAGAAGGCAAAACTTGAAAAGAATCTTAAGCTTAGGGGCTTGTCAAGCAAAGAATCGGATGATTTAGGGCATGAGAATGGATTCTTCCCTGTTGATCTTACCCCTGATCTGTTCATCTCAACTGTTGAAGCCACTTACCAAGCCATTCATGACTTCTCAAAGCCCTTGATCAATATGATGAAAGCGGCTGGTTGGGACCTTGATGCTGCTGCTATTTCCATTGAACCTGACGTTGTTTATGCAAAGCGTGCTCACAAGAAGTATGCATTTGAGTCCCATATATGTCAAAGAATGTTCGGTGCTTTTCAAGAGGAAAGCTTTGGAATAGAGTCGGATACTCTTGCTGTAAATAAAGAAAGCTTTTTCCATCAATTCTTGGCCTTGAAGGAGATGGATCCATTGGACATGTTAGGCCAGAACCCAGACTCGATCTTTGGGAAATTTTGTCGGAGCAAGTATCTTTTGGTTGTTCACCCCAAGATGGAGGCTTCATTCTTTGGGAACTTGGATCAGCGGAATTTTGTAACTGGTGGTGGGCATCCTCGGACTCCATTCtatcaagtatttctaaaactGGCGAAGTCGATATGGCTTTTGCATAGGCTGGCTTATTCTTTTGATCCTAGCATCAAAGTTTTCCAGGTCAAGAGTGGGAGCGAGTACTCTGAGGTTTATATGGAAAGTGTGGTGAAGAATTGGGTGACGATTGAGGGTGACGAAAAACCTAAGGTTGGTTTGATGGTCATGCCAGGTTTTTTGATTGATGGCGATGTAGTCCAGAGTAAAGTCTACCTCTCGGGTGTGAAGGTTGTTGAGTAG
- the LOC104433924 gene encoding LOW QUALITY PROTEIN: ATPase WRNIP1 (The sequence of the model RefSeq protein was modified relative to this genomic sequence to represent the inferred CDS: inserted 1 base in 1 codon), with product MEMQQLLSMGFSSELAAEALAATGGNSTLHATEWILARRPPSSSSPDAASPNPSASAGGGPNPSPSPPPFQPKLDRFFHFNSKPSSNNPSPPSPPPPPPPPRAEARPRDDGSPTSTPPDSKRPRLLLPQHPQPAVPRGAPERKGSPPHQPLAERMRPRTVDDVVGQEHLLGGSSLLRSAIAADRLPSIVLWGPPGTGKTSIAKAITNSSSRGSVYRFTSLSAVTCGVKEVRDAVEEARKARVKGNRRTVLFVDEVHRFNKSQQDSFLPVIEDGSIVFMGATTENPSFHLITPLLSRCRVLTLNPLKPHHIVSLLERAIGDSEKGLARSVDMNVEAKEDAVEFLSTNCDGDARVALNALEISAITAATRVSKQQLKLKGGSESSDGNLLADVENGIGPTAAIVTLDDVKEALQCKHLAYDKAGDEHYNLISALHKSMRGSDANAAIYWLARMLEGGEQPLYIARRLIRFASEDVGLADPLALNQAVSCYQACHFIGMPECNVILAQCVAYLAXAPKSIAVYRAMGAAQKAVRESVGQNEGVPLHLRNAPTKLMKEIGYGKGYIYTPDDPQAAQSYLPPSLQGYKFLDWPSTNTHEK from the exons ATGGAGATGCAGCAGCTCCTGAGCATGGGCTTCTCCAGCGAGCTGGCCGCCgaagccctcgccgccaccggcggCAATTCCACCCTCCACGCCACCGAGTGGatcctcgcccggcggccgccGTCCTCGTCCTCTCCGGACGCCGCCAGCCCTAACCCTAGCGCTAGCGCCGGCGGCGGCCCCAATCCCAGCCCCAGCCCGCCCCCGTTTCAGCCCAAGCTCGACCGGTTCTTCCACTTCAACTCCAAGCCCTCCTCCAACAATCCTTCGCCCCcttctcctccgcctcctccaccgccgcccCGGGCCGAGGCGCGGCCGCGGGACGACGGCTCCCCGACCTCGACTCCCCCCGATTCCAAGCGTCCCAGGCTCCTTTTGCCGCAGCACCCGCAACCCGCTGTTCCCAGAGGGGCGCCGGAGAGGAAGGGCTCGCCGCCGCACCAACCCTTGGCGGAGCGGATGCGGCCCCGGACCGTCGACGACGTCGTCGGGCAGGAGCATTTGCTGGGCGGGAGCTCGCTCCTGCGCTCGGCGATCGCGGCCGATCGCCTGCCCTCGATCGTGCTCTGGGGTCCTCCAGGTACCGGCAAGACCTCCATAGCTAAGGCCATTACGAATTCCTCTTCGAGGGGGTCGGTGTATAGATTCACTTCTCTGTCTGCTGTGACTTGTGGGGTTAAGGAAGTGAGGGACGCGGTGGAGGAGGCGAGGAAGGCGAGGGTCAAGGGTAATAGGAGGACTGTGCTGTTTGTGGACGAGGTTCATAGGTTCAACAAGTCGCAGCAGGACTCGTTCTTGCCCGTGATCGAAGATGGGAGCATCGTGTTCATGGGGGCCACCACGGAGAACCCGTCTTTCCATTTGATCACGCCCTTGTTGTCGCGCTGCAGGGTCCTCACACTCAACCCTCTGAAGCCCCATCACATAGTGTCGCTCCTTGAGCGGGCGATAGGCGATTCAGAGAAGGGGTTAGCGAGGAGTGTTGATATGAATGTCGAGGCGAAGGAGGATGCAGTCGAGTTTCTGTCCACTAATTGTGATGGTGATGCCAGGGTGGCACTGAATGCCTTGGAGATTTCGGCCATAACTGCTGCTACACGGGTGTCCAAGCAGCAGCTGAAATTGAAGGGCGGGAGCGAAAGCTCTGATGGCAATTTGTTGGCAGATGTGGAAAATGGGATTGGTCCAACTGCGGCAATCGTTACGCTGGATGATGTGAAGGAGGCACTCCAGTGTAAGCACCTAGCTTACGATAAAGCTGGAGATGAGCATTACAATCTAATTAGTGCACTCCACAAGTCTATGAGGGGAAGTGATGCGAATGCTGCCATCTACTGGTTGGCGAGAATGCTGGAAGGGGGCGAACAGCCTCTTTACATTGCCCGGCGACTGATCAGGTTTGCAAGCGAGGATGTTGGTTTGGCCGACCCATTGGCTCTTAATCAGGCCGTTTCTTGTTACCAAGCTTGCCATTTCATAGGGATGCCAGAATGCAACGTGATTCTTGCACAGTGCGTCGCCTACTTGG TTGCTCCGAAATCAATTGCTGTTTATCGAGCAATGGGAGCTGCACAGAAGGCAGTGAGAGAATCTGTGGGGCAAAACGAGGGAGTCCCGCTGCATCTGAGAAATGCGCCTACCAAGCTGATGAAGGAAATCGGATATGGGAAAGGCTACATATATACTCCTGATGATCCTCAGGCAGCGCAAAGCTACTTGCCACCCTCACTTCAAGGGTACAAATTCCTGGACTGGCCAAGTACTAATACACATGAGAAATGA
- the LOC104433913 gene encoding pollen-specific leucine-rich repeat extensin-like protein 1, whose translation MAFGGLRSSILVACIVVMAGTGFTLCEARSFGMSTLQGGEIPEDSGIQPMEELEISCETDVGAPLNSPNSHPYITVPHFALPPLDSMAPIPTPPYRITTPPYGSITPPPSVPAKTPSPPKHKPSPSPTEFGYSPPGSLRPCSPKLAPSSPKLAPNPPKLALSPPLYSPPVGHPPAPPKAHIYAVWCVAKPTVPDSIIQVAMDYACGAGANCKPIQPNGVCYQPDTLLAHASYAFNSYWQKRKEAGGTCDFGGTAMLVTVDPSYNGCHFDYT comes from the exons ATGGCGTTCGGAGGCCTCCGGTCGAGCATCTTGGTCGCCTGCATCGTCGTGATGGCCGGTACCGGCTTCACTTTATGCG AAGCAAGATCGTTCGGTATGTCGACACTCCAAGGTGGCGAGATCCCTGAGGATTCGGGAATTCAACCAATGGAGGAGCTGGAAATATCATGTGAAACGGACGTCGGTGCTCCATTGAACTCTCCCAATTCCCATCCGTATATCACAGTGCCTCATTTCGCTCTACCGCCTCTGGATTCAATGGCACCAATTCCTACGCCACCTTACCGTATCACTACTCCTCCGTATGGTTCTATTACTCCACCGCCTAGTGTGCCTGCCAAAACGCCTAGCCCACCAAAGCATAAGCCTAGCCCAAGCCCAACAGAGTTCGGTTACAGCCCGCCGGGAAGTCTCAGGCCCTGCTCCCCCAAGCTCGCCCCCAGCTCGCCCAAGCTCGCCCCCAACCCGCCCAAGCTCGCCCTCAGCCCACCCCTCTACTCGCCCCCTGTCGGGCACCCGCCGGCGCCGCCGAAGGCCCACATCTACGCCGTCTGGTGTGTGGCGAAGCCGACCGTGCCCGACTCAATAATCCAAGTGGCCATGGACTACGCGTGTGGGGCAGGGGCCAACTGCAAGCCCATCCAACCCAATGGCGTCTGTTACCAGCCGGATACGCTACTAGCGCACGCCTCCTACGCCTTCAACAGCTACTGGCAGAAAAGGAAGGAGGCTGGAGGGACGTGCGACTTCGGGGGGACGGCAATGCTGGTCACTGTGGATCCAA GTTACAATGGATGTCACTTTGATTATACCTGA
- the LOC104433905 gene encoding uncharacterized protein LOC104433905, whose protein sequence is MNNGGGGDADEDETLGLLPDACKVVEYLVPAMSRDLLHKFPDGSSLGFDYSQSSIWSPLLPRSHFPVDSGCFATPRKLCFGFGPERTATARRKKQKQKKKKIIDLSVSGKKKKRPAKVSGSSMTPSNVACAPFARKGWDKVLKAATKHFKKTKRDPTAHVKLSNYLKD, encoded by the exons ATGAACaacggaggcggcggcgacgccGACGAAGACGAGACCCTCGGCCTCTTGCCCGACGCCTGCAAGGTGGTGGAGTACCTGGTGCCGGCGATGTCGCGGGACCTCCTCCACAAGTTCCCGGACGGCTCCTCCCTGGGCTTCGACTACTCGCAGAGCTCCATCTGGTCCCCGCTCCTCCCCCGCTCCCACTTCCCCGTCGACTCCGGCTGCTTCGCCACCCCGAGGAAGCTCTGCTTCGGGTTCGGTCCCGAGAGGACGGCGACCGCGAGGaggaagaagcagaagcagaagaagaagaagatcatcgATCTCTCGGTGAgcggcaagaagaagaagaggccgGCGAAGGTCTCCGGTTCGTCGATGACTCCGTCGAACGTCGCCTGCGCGCCCTTCGCCAGAAAG GGTTGGGATAAGGTGCTGAAGGCGGCAACCAAGCATTTCAAGAAGACGAAGAGAGATCCCACGGCTCATGTGAAGCTCTCCAATTACTTGAAAGACTga